Within the Apium graveolens cultivar Ventura unplaced genomic scaffold, ASM990537v1 ctg6698, whole genome shotgun sequence genome, the region TATCGTATATCATGAGATGCCCAATACGGTAGTTCCCAAAACATTAAAAAGTGGGTCCAATGATGATCTACCCCATAGCCCCTAGGCTTGAATTTACTAAAAGTGTTTCCGGGTGGAGCGAAATCTATTTGCAATAAAGAAGATAGTAATTTCTCACCCTTGGTATGACCATCAAACACCTTAAGTTCCGTTGtagtatattttttatttttctttcgcATCGGATCATTTTTATCCAAAAATGTTCGATACGTTCCATAGAAACAACATTTTCCGCAATTCTTAAGTTAGAAACCTTGTACATTTCCAATACAAACCGGGCATCCCATCTTCCCTTTTGTTGACCAACCACTAAGCATACCTAAAGCGGGAAAATCACTAATTGTCCACATAATTGCCgccttcatgatgaaatttgttTTCAAATGTTGATCATAAGTTTTAACCCCGCTTTGCCATAAAATAAATAATTCATTCATAAGGGGCCTTAGAAACACATTGAGATTTTTTTTGGATTATCCGGACCGGGAATTAGTAGTGTCATAAACATGAACGGTTTTCATACACATAGATGGAGGTAGATTATAGACGACCACTACAACCGGCCACAATGTGTATATATTATTTCCGGAATTTCCAAATGGATTGAAACCAACACTCGACAATCCAAGTCGAACATTACAAAACTCCTTAGCAAAAGATGGGTATCGCTTGTCAAAATTTTTCAATCATCTCCATCCGAGGGGTGACTTAGCTCTCCCTATTTTATTTCTCTATTCTTGTGCCAAGTCATATATTTAGCCGTATGCTCCGACATGTATAATCGTTGTAAATAGGGAATTAGCGGAAAATGTCTTAACACCTTCTTTGGTATTTTCCTTCCATTTTTCCCATGAAAATAACATACAATTATTTGCACACACATCAATTTTTTCATATCCCAACTTCAATTTTTTACCTTTTTCTTCATTGCATAATAAGAAACCGGTAGCTTATGATCTCGTGGCAACACTTTCccaataatatcaagtagtaaatTAAATGATTTCTCACTACAATGAGATACGTCTTTGAAATGTAACAATCTCGTAGTGAAAGAGAGTTTTGTATAATTTTTGTTACCGGGATAAATAGGAGCTCCCGACTCATTGGCATCGGTGTAAAATTGAGAATCATCAAAATTTGGAGATTCTTCAGTATCATTCATACTACTACTATACTACACCTCGTATCATTGAAGCTATAAAATCTTGCCCGGAACTATCTCGTAACAACCCAAACATATCCACCGGTGGTTCCACAATTGGTGGTGCATGTCATTTACGATGACGTGTCCGTCGAGATTCCGTTGTTGGCTCTTTCTCACCATGTAAAGTCCACACGGTATATGATTCAAAAAATCGGGAAGCATACAAGTGAAACTTTATGGTATCTAAATTTTTTCAATGACCATTCCCACAATTCTTACAAGgacacaacgtcttatcttttgTCAACCCAAACTTTTTGCCGAAACTAAAAATTCGTCCACACCATTTTTATACTCATCCGTTAACGTAATGCGATCACTTTTCATACGATGTGATATCCAACCACGGTTTACATTTGACATCTACAATATCAACAAAACTATATTTCAATTTAACTTAACTTTTTggaattgtttacatttcaagcatatataaattattaacaTACAAATTATAACATCTTTCTCACCATCTACAATATTAACAAGCACCATTTCAATTTAACTTCACATTTTTTCTCTTCAATTATAAAGCATATACAAATTATACATACAACATACACAATATCATCCTAACTAACATAGAACAAAAAAAAACTTACAATATTGAAATAAAGAACAATGAGATCAAATTATACCTTTATAATGAAAGTGATTCTTGAAGAAAAACAAACTTCTCCCttttctccttcttcttcttctttcttatctttctcttcttcttcctaAATTTTCATCTTATCTTCATTCTATTAACACCACCCAAAACAAAACTAAAAAGGTGGTGGGtccatttttaaaatattaataattccAGGCCTTTTCCTCCCAAATATGGTAGGAAATGCTTTTCATGGCCAGATGTCCTTttctaccaatattggtaggaaatgacctgaattattaatatttttttataattcagaaaaatgTTATATATTCTTAATAATATGTGGCATGCTGATGTGGTCGGTGGGGTTATTTTCACAATAAAATTCTACCAAAACCTACCAATCTTGGTAGGAAACACTTTCCCACCAAACTTGGTAGGAAATGATCTCAGATTGAAGATATTATTTCTTTTTTCATAAAAAAGTTTAATCAATAAAATAAGTGAGGGCTGGTTGATGGGACCATTTCGGTATCAAGTTTTGGTCAAAACCTACCAAAATTGGTAGGTTTTGAGTTTCccaccaatattggtaggttttggTGCTTACGTGTACACAATCTGGGCCCCACCTAGAGCAATTGCTACCGGTTTACGGGTTGGTAGGAAATGCTCTACCATTTCCTACCAAGTATTTCTTGTTTCATTTGCTTGGTAGGAAAATgtcgtttttcttgtagtgttaaaAATAATCAAGGTATACAATCATTACACATTAAAATATGCCTAAAAGTCACAACAAATTTAGGATGAAGGGAGTATTTAACTTGGAAAATCAAATTCTAATTGTTTATAATCTAATAATGTCATTTAAAACTAAAATCTAGTACATAATAGTTAAAAACAACTCAAATTAACTATATTATTTTACACAACCACAGTCACCTCCATCTCCTCTATCcatcaatttaagtttataaTAATAACATTATATATAGTTCTCTTGTGCTATCTATGAAAAAATATAATGGTATAATAGTATATTGTAATTAAAACAAAAATAGTACATAAAAAATCAATTTTCCTAGTATTTTCCAATTATCTTATATAATAATTTAAGTCAAAATTCAATTCATACCAAGTCTTATAAAAGAAATTCTATACatgcaaaaaaaattaaaaaaattaactaaCTATACCATGTTTCTAATAGTTAACATCAATCACCTCTCTCTCACTACCTACCCTGTTCCATAAGCCATCAAATTCTCAAATTTTATAATAATCTTTATCTCTAAAATAAATACATTATACGTTACAGATGAAAACCATCGGTACAAAGCAAATACATACAAATAATTTGGTACAAAAATCACTAAGTACAAAATTGAGAGTTAAACAGATACCTAGAAATAAGAAAAAATGTTAGAAATGACAGTCCGACCTTTCCAGCTGCACTGCTTTATATTTCCAAATTCAGTTCCTTATTACTGTAGATTCTCATCACCACACAAAAGTCTTACTTCACTATGGCTTATATTGGCATCTCTTCAAGCGATCAAATAAACTTTTAGAGTCTGATTGCATTCAACTAACTGTATCATTTTTAACACTCTCTTTAATCTCTATCATGGCTTCTTCTAGTTCCTGTTACTCTCCCAAACCAAACAATAACAAATCACAGCAACTAGAAAACGCCATTCGTGTTCATGTTGACCCATCAAACTTTCGTGATGTGGTCCAGAAATTAACAGGAGCCAGACCAGCAGTCGAGAAGCTccccatcactacttctccacaTTTCAATGCAAGGCACAACCCTGTTAACGTTGGTCCAGTAAGACCACCGTTCAAACTCCAAGAACGGGCTAGAAACCTCCAACTACAGTTGAACCAAAATGGGTTACCCGAGTCTGCCAGTGGAGGAGATAGCTATGGCAAATAAAGGCTTTTATTTGTATCCTAGTCCACCGGCTACTGCTAGCAAGCCTCAACCCCAGTTGCTTCCCTTGTTCCCAACATCTCCGGATTCTTAAACTGGACCAAGTTTACTATGCTTTGTTATGTTcaaattgaatattatttattagaTACTTTATTCTCTTTGTTCCCCGCATAGaatttgtagttatattagatagtttatttatttttttaataaaattatgtttATTTAAACTTTATTTTGAAAGATATTAACATAATTTTAGGAATATGTTAACCTAACGGATCAAATGaaatcaaaaataatattttaaaaacaataatatcaatctatatttatattatactattataagcaaaacTTGGTCCAAAAAACCGTCTAACGACTTatcatttttcattaaaaatgttattttaagTGTAATAGTTATGATTGGTTATTTCTTTATAGCTTCCTAAAAATTGTTAACACCACTTTCAAAAacattattaatattaaaaataagaaaaaatatgCATCTTTAACTCTTctaaaattaattcaaattataataatCTTGAGTCGCATACCAAATAATCTCATAATCAATTAATTCTTAATAATTAATACACATCAGAAAAATATAAAtactatatttaaaaattaaattaaaaatacatGAAATTGAAAAACCACAAAACTTTCATTATGAAATAGGATTCATTATGTTGAAATAGGATTCCTTATGTTTAACAAACAACAATAACTAAAAAATGGATGTTTTCgaagtaaaaagaaaaattgaatTTAGGATTTCTACactaaaattttagttataaaataaagaatttatggTGTAAGTATTAAAATATGAATAGTCATGTCACATTTTTGATATCTTTTGATTTTAATAATATAGTATTGATATGTAATggtattattaaattttaaaaataaatatacgGGAATCTTTATATTCAGTATGAACAATATTCtaaaacttaatattttaaatatccaaaATTTAATAACTATGTACTTCATTAAAATCAGTAatacataattatattttatttaaatatcttttataattttttatttttacaaaaattattatataaataataatattaagttaTAATTAGGCCGTGCATGACACGGATTATATGGTAGTAAATTATTAACTGAAAAATGCGGAAAGTCTTGGCATGCAGACTCTGTCTGTTAATGCATGTCAATTTCATTTATAGATGCAAACTAAAAGGCAAAAGAATTTCGGGACATTTGGGTCACTttttattactattattattattatagatAGTTTCTTATATTATATTTTGAAAATCCGAAATTATGTAAATAATGTATTATATGTAACATAAATTTGATCAAATAATTTGTTATCCAAAATTTTCTAAATTggaaaatcaaattttaattgtttATAATCTAATAATGTCATTCAAAACTAAAATTTAGCACgttcaaatatttaaaaacaaCTGAAATTAACTATATTTTACACAAACACCTACATCTCCTCTATCCATTAGTTTAAGTTTAtaataataacatatatatatagatctCACCTATGAAAATTTATAATCATGTAACAATATATTATAACATTATATTgattaaatcaattaaaacaaAAAATTAGTATATTAATAAATCAATTTTCTTAGTATTTTGCAATTatctaaaataataatttaactcAAATTTCAATACCATGTAACTAGTTAACATAAATCACCTCACTACCTAACTTCTTCCCAAAGCCATCAAATTCTCTAATTTTATAATAAATCTTTATCTCTAAAATAAATACTTATACGTTACGAATGAAAACAGTACATATCTAAGCGGTACAAAATTGAAAGTTAAGGAGATGCCTACAGATAAGAAAAAAAGTTAAGTAGATACATACAAATAATGACCTTTGAGTCTGACCTTTCCACCTGCACTGCCTTATATTTCCAAATTCAGTTCCTTAACGATTACTGTAGATCCTCATCACCACACAAAAGTCTTAAAGTTTGCTTAATTCATTTTGGCCTATATTGGCTCGAGTATGCAACTAATTCATTTTTCAAGATGGTCTCTCTTCAAGAGTTGAAATAAACTTTTAGAGTCTCATTGCATTCAAAGTAGTTTTATCAACTAAGTGTATCATTTTCaacactctctttctctttcAATCTCTATCATGGCTTCTTCTAGTTCCTCTTCCTCTCCCAAACCAAACAATAACAAATCACCGCAGCTAGAAAATGCCATTTGTGTTCATGTTGACCCATCAAACTATCATGATGTGGTCCAGAAATTAACAGGAGCCAGACCAGCAGTCGAGAAGCTccccatcactacttctccacaTTTCAATGCAAAGCACAACCCTGTTAATGTTGGTGCAGTAAGACCATCGTTCAAACTCCAAGAACCGGCTAGAAACCTCCAACTACAGTTGAACCAAAATGGGTTAACTGAGTCTGCGTTTGCACCAAGAAAGAGAGTGATAAATGTCTCGCCTGTGTCAACATTGGACACGGTTTTGGCACGAGGGAGTCCAAGTCCAGGAACATCAGTGTCACCTTTTGTACCAGTGGAGGAGATAGCTATGGCAAATAAAGGCTTTTATTTGTATCCTAGTCCACCGGCTAGTACTGCTAGCAAGCCTCAACCACAGTTGCTTCCCTTGTTCCCAGCATCTCCAGATTCTTAAACTGGACCAAGGTTACTATGCTTTGTTATATTcaaattgaatattatttattagaTACTTTATTCTCTTTGTTCCCCGTATAGaatttgtagttatattagatagtttatttatttttttaataaaattatgtttgtttaaactttattttggaaggtATTAACATAATTTTAGGAATATGTTAACCTAACCGATCAAATGaaatcaaaaataatattttaaaaacaatattatcaatctatatttatattatactattataagcaaaacATGAGTTTGTTTGGTCCAAAAAACAGTCTAACGACTTatcatttttcattaaaaatgttattttatgtGTAATATGTTATTTTAAACCTGATAAGTTATGATTGGTTATTTCTTTATAGCTTCCTAAAAATTGTTAACACCACTTTCAAAAacatttattattaaaaataagaaaaaaaatgcATCTTAATCGGctaaaattaattcaaattataattctCTCGGAGTCGCATACCAAATAATCTCATAATCAATTAATTCTTAATAATTAATACACATCAGAAAAATACAAATactatatttaaaaatttaattaaaaatacaTGAAATTGAAAAAACACAAAACTTTCATTATGAAATAGGATTCCTTATGTTGAAATAGGATTCCTTATGTTTAACAAACAACGATAACTAAAAAATGGATGTTTTCGaagtaaaaaaaaattgaatttaagATTTGTAAactaaaattttagttataaaataaagaatttatggTGTAAGTATTAAAATATGAATAGCCATGTCACATTTTTGATATCTTTTGATTTTAATAATATAGTATGATATGTAAtgatattattaaattttaaaaataaatatatgagaATCTTTAACAATATTCtaaaacttaatattttaaatatccaaaATTTAGTAACTATATACTTCATTAAAATCAGTAAtacataattattatattttatttaaatatcttttataattttttttatttttacaaaaattattatataaataataatattaagttaTAATTAGGCCGTGCATGAAACGGATTATAGGGTAGTAAATTATGAACTGAAAAATGGCAGAAAGTCTTGGCATGCAGACTCTGTGTTTGTTAATGCATGTCAATTTCATTTATAGACGCAAACTAAAAGAATTTAAATTGATTAAGTCAAACTTCATTAATGAGCATTTCTCTCTCGCATCAGAGTCGGCCGCCCCTAGCTTCATCTAACCCTAGCCGCCCTACCTTTTTTCCCCCTTTCTACCATCTCTATCTCCATAtttatcttcatcttcttctttcattcactttttctttaataaaatcgagatttgtattacaaaactcgaaaaatccattacaattcttcactttagttttcagatctatTAAGGTAAGAGcttggattttataataaaattcagtttttggattcaaaatctctggtctaacaacatattacaatttggtgttattccgagatttttgaattttggaTTTTTTCGTATTGTTCTGTTGAAGTTattatttgtgtgtttgattgtctcgctttatacgatgtgtctcgctttgtgcgatgtggtggttgtgttgaaaatgaattggatggtgtattgggagatctggatatctcgcatcaacaacactttcggcaggtctatagctggtgtccggcaggtagatagctggggtgcgtttggaacggtggtgaaaatcacatatgctcacctctcacaaaaaatatttgttcataacatgaggcctctaaacttcgttgttgcaactgagtcctctgaacattgtaatatcaatcgaattaatgtgagggtcaattgtgaaactagtgttttcgggggagatgcgttctggattgtccgggaaaccattaccttcatttttaattttcagtaagcaatccggaaacaaaatggctaattatagctctatttgtttttcaacctggttgcatgatcaGTTGGGGGTTTGTCTCGATTGAATCTCTTTAAAGTCATTAATGAAATCTGctttaaatttggcaaaaaaaaagGCAAAAGAATTTGGGGACATTTGGGTCActttattactattattattattatagatAGTTTCTTATATTATATTTTGAAAATCCGAAATTATGTAAATAATGTATTATATGTAACATAATTTTGATCAAATAATTTGTTATCCAAAATTTTCTAAATTggaaaatcaaattttaattgtttATAATCTAATAATGTCATTCAAAACTAAAATTTAGCACGTACAAATATTTAAAAACTGAAACTGAAATTAACTATATTATTTTACACAAAGACCCCTCCATCTCCTCTATCCATTAGTTTAAGTTTATAATAATAACATTATATATATTGATCTCACCTATGAAAATTTATATTAATCATGTAACAGTATATTATAACATTATATTGATTAAATCAATTTAAACAAATAATTAGTATATCAGCAAATCAATTTTCTTAGTATTTTGCAATTatctaaaataataatttaactcAAATTTCAATACCATGTAACTAGTTAACATCAATTACCTCACTACCTACCTTCTTCCCCAAGCCATCAAATTCTCGAATTTTATAATAAATCTTTATCTCTAAAATAAATACTTATACATTACAAATGAAAACAGTTGTTACAAAGCACATATCTAGGCGGTACAAAATTAAAAGTTAAGGAGATACTTACAGAAAAGAAAAAAAGTTAAGCAGATACATGCAAATAAATGACCTTTGAGTCCCAACTTTCCAGCTGCACCGCCTTATATTTCCAAATTCAGTTCCTTAACAATTAGTGTAGATCGTCATCACCACACAAAAGTCTTAAAGTCCTACTTAATTCATTATGGCTTATATTGGCTCGAGTATGCAACTAATTCATTTTTCAAGATGGTCTCTTCAAGAGTTGAAATAAACTTTTAGAGTCTCATTGCATTCAAAGTAGTTTTATCAACTAAGTGTATCATTTTCAACACTCTCTCTTTCAATCTCTATGGCTTCTTCTAGTTTCTCTTACTCTCCCAAACCAAACAATAACAAATCACCGCAACTAGAAAATGCCATTAGTGTTCATGTTGACCCATCAAACTTTCGTGATGTGGTCCAGAAACTAACAGGAGCCAGACCAACAGTGGAGAAGCTccccatcactacttctccacaTTTCAATGCAAAGCACAACCCTGTTAACATTGGTCCAGTAAGACCATCGTTCAAACTCCAAGAACACGCTAGAAACTTCCAACTACAATTGAACCAAAATGGGTTACCCGAGTCTGCGTTTGCACCAAGAAAGAGAGTGACAAATGTCTCGCCTGTGTCAACATTGGACACGGTTTTGGCACAAGGGAGTCCAAGTCCAGGAACATCATTGTCACCTTTTGTACCTCAGGAAGAACATTATTTGTATCCTAGTCCACCAGCTACTGCTAGCAAGCCTCAACCACAGTTGCTTCCCTTGTTCCCAACATCTCCAGATTCTTAAACTGGACCAAGTTTACTATGCTTTGTTATGTTCAAATTCAATATTATTCGAGATATTATGGATTAAAAATAAGAATACGTGGCATATTATTGATTCACAATAATAGCCTTTATTAAGTGAAACCTCTTTTTAAGTGATAcctttattattatttattttaattataatttaaaattaatttatataatcatttaatattaatttttcgatctCGGCCCATGTTTCTCACAGTTATCAACTAGTATATTATAAAGGGTTTGTCTAGTATGTGCCCATGAGCACATACTAAACAATAAAACTTAATAAAGTTTGGAGTGACTTGATTGGTGTATTTGTTGTTAATGCAGGGGTCACCATTATTTAAGTACTCCTCTGTTTTTTATTATGTGATCTTTGATTTTTGCACACTAACTTTTAAGTGTTTTGACCGCATAGttagaataatatttttaattttttctttctgtgaataaaatatataactaaaactttaatttagaaaaataaaaattttaaaaaaattattttatctatGTAGTCAAAAATACTCAGGATTGTGTGCAAGAAAGAGTCAAACGACATATAAATGAAAACAGAGGGAGTATTGGCCAATCTAAAATTATAAAAGTCTGTGTTTATGGCACACAACAAAACCGTATTATAAATCTTTAATCGGAGATAAGGCGAATATGGTACTGAAAtttattcaaaacacaacttgaACTACTTGCATGGAATCATAGACCAAcaattttgtaaaataaaaatGGCACATTAATGTGTGTTTATATTTTCAACACAACACGAAATTTTATAAGAATACTAAATAAAAGTTATAATTTATCGGAGTGATGGCAAGTTTTGAAGTCTGCAAAAGATTGAAATGCAAATAATGTTACTCCTCCGTCCCATCCCAATTTATGTGTCAAGACTTTTACCCGTAATTTAAGTTGCATTAACCGTATGTCtttgttaattatttttcaaattctttttgtgaataaaagttt harbors:
- the LOC141703484 gene encoding VQ motif-containing protein 11-like; the protein is MASSSSSSSPKPNNNKSPQLENAICVHVDPSNYHDVVQKLTGARPAVEKLPITTSPHFNAKHNPVNVGAVRPSFKLQEPARNLQLQLNQNGLTESAFAPRKRVINVSPVSTLDTVLARGSPSPGTSVSPFVPVEEIAMANKGFYLYPSPPASTASKPQPQLLPLFPASPDS
- the LOC141703485 gene encoding VQ motif-containing protein 11-like → MASSSFSYSPKPNNNKSPQLENAISVHVDPSNFRDVVQKLTGARPTVEKLPITTSPHFNAKHNPVNIGPVRPSFKLQEHARNFQLQLNQNGLPESAFAPRKRVTNVSPVSTLDTVLAQGSPSPGTSLSPFVPQEEHYLYPSPPATASKPQPQLLPLFPTSPDS